One window of the Anopheles aquasalis chromosome X, idAnoAquaMG_Q_19, whole genome shotgun sequence genome contains the following:
- the LOC126577010 gene encoding uncharacterized protein LOC126577010, which produces MDAGSRLPVAAEGTGTADTITATIKVEVVDAAEQKQQKQQPSDQHHHSVGVEEDEGGGTKRTRRSSAADPIAERPAGPDDDIERRRESGEGRATIDRRGSSGSNSSGASSSSNKNNNHSSSSSSSSSSSGSSKKQRSDKLHQFTDVLLERNLSSNSSAATAAAYHHNNINDSNNNNNGRSSSVRGSKRSLDMTTSMLMLQQRRQAQLVGQQADTISAFDKGADGYEQQQQSHAAASLPPPPPLADEADQQHHHHHHHHSQWRRKCPICDELLASNHDLTEHVRSHHAVEQQQQQQQASSGRESAQSVGAASGTTSTFVCKICSKVLSSASSLDRHVLVHTGERPFHCKHCALTFTTNGNMHRHMRLHKNSPGRDSIEQHSSSGDGGATGSEGGVLPPAASSDGGGGTSSSSSATAGGKVRRRKRAEPQQQQQDQLIVAATAAAAAAAASHRSRFEAGEQEEQEDRKQLNQQLMEEMKPQQQQQLESGDDEEEEEPHPGGDGGGRRRRRRRRRRTAIIAHCVDEQQGQQHEEEKEEEEEEQEHEDDGDEMMLLVGGGKRRATPSGIGGGGGGGGGKHHRKVRTINNNLLEGSVVETGGDGGGDGGGGGQRFCCPVCVRNDFGSMLMLENHLDREHPSIPAKCRHCETVFRSHKALNAHRCCNNNYQNITPGFKDLTFVDFSSEKFPLIAKNLCEQSIRTPVTNQKYECGRCYRAFPCSQTLTMHAAECGVGGGKKRKRAPSDSDASDVPSEVASSSDGSGRDTDPAHQQQWHQSAHQHHHHHHQQQQQQQQQQLLHHHHQQQRREDFFANLDLQNRSIGGLSEAPTTPSSLEKSFSSPMVKLEPLDSPTGGGGGGSASTTMHTLYYHHSSPVAGGTALFQHHHHQQQHLQDGGKDLADIQSIINVASSGGLFGRQQLDGVTTDSSHTTPLSGLGGGLGDGLMGKDCGGSTSSVYAHSTGSRGDDGEEAQDAFTAEFRRMKLRGQFPCRICTAVFPNLRALKGHNRSHVTAAGPGPYQCNMCPYVINDKATLIRHMRTHNGDRPYECALCNYAFTTKANCERHLRNRHGRTTRDDVKRAIIYHPSEDSSCEDPLKKLHLFNTPPADYEPTGATTGQRHHHHHHHHAALLGGYDEQQQLKDHLQQQQQQRSSTPLSSTSSHLKDMLVPPVALPPLGYVSGTTITTNPLLDTSLLLQTPPGGGGGGGCDGGSVTFGAAAIGAKIQVKSLEKLNQLTPPQEEEEEEEEEELQESYGPLNDTSGELTPIPPPPHRPKQQPTVAAAAAATVPTQRPIDLSMDALDLSKKPSSSSRKVAATTTDEDDDNEDDEVDDEEHDEQQQQQHYEKGSVVEARLNGDRKCNGEAAAAATGADSAERRRRPHHRHGADVEEVDNEEIEENEEEHIEEEEEDYEDEEEANAIESKQRSVAAAAAAAAADYTKHHTKLNLSAPQPQQHHHHQQQLQQQQQQQQQQQQLLMSEAFSKFDQVNFLQLYQLCTQLNSLQLPSFPSPLHTAAAAAAAPFLQNSMLAAAAAGGPLGDLFGKDFGLGTLPNLAAAAAAAAAAAAASTGRSTGGHSSRGGGGAGSGAGGNTNPYASLLSMSNPFHSGAAEASVKGTGASSANLIAAPSSTSSSSSASSLLRQSSPISSLASPGSKTTTHHHHHHHSQAAAAAAAAAAAAAAAAGYGVPPPPPPGGTTSGGPVKMVIKNGVLMPKQKQRRYRTERPFACEHCSARFTLRSNMERHIKQQHPQFWSQRQRGGGHHLMRRGSGGPSGAAAAAAAAAAAAAAAAATAAAGGSLAAALQGGVFGGPGTGAGGLSSGSSGGGQAISEQVKYAILAQQSGKGGPGVGGLGLHPLLQNMITHQQQGGGSQGGAASDHWNASNGAGVVQQEQQHLSQVITPIHHHRSNLTLSERRSYQDKTSVLHNHNHHHAHHRQHRHRRRCLQPELDELDEELHHQQQQQQQQQLEQERHDANRHDSAVSPFPSDGTLAERPKHHAANERREQDEEEAEDDSTQQLVIDEEEDVKEDEQEEREKEEREGAGSKSDSERRDGGTEVIPQANNSTSGGEHNGGGSGVVAAITNRILKQKLEQGLNLGSSASSEQQQQQQQQQQVAAQAVAKDILEQAKQQQEQQKQSPPAQSSASVIDEGISNSDLVPVAKLLDNATHNNAALESYFSRPEVVPLAHDHSDEEGLVASGSASESNNSGTDDPYPSAVALLHQQQKKKSAYSLAPNRVSCPYCQRMFPWSSSLRRHILTHTGQKPFKCSQCTLLFTTKSNCDRHLLRKHGDVESAVSIPVPIDDLLDPKPEPIPVAVAEAMNKRSSGGKQQQPSSKGGTVSAAAGTGSGPAAAGLPGLAPTELEPLDGGGGLSATVEQQGQEEEDNEDEDDTPGDDATATHVVRRKELPDGVTERVEKSNSGGRSSPLSAALVTNGSTASSDAESSGGSPDGHNLRQDASGRVTKASAPVLNDLEAKQEEEEQQQQQQQEEGQIDDDDEEDEAAVGGTAGDRSTGLADLPFKCHLCESSAANRGACLEHMRQCHPQDFEALRSKVALDAAGGGGGGGASGGDSDGQTVTTNSPDEEDESGNNDTATCSPRLHSNNNNNNNNSHSNNNNNNNNGGKYPDYANRKVICAFCMRRFWSAEDLRRHMRTHSGERPFQCDVCSRRFTLKHSMLRHRKKHAINGCGGGGGASHHDRHSSRRVSTGPNPSNGYRYHDRDDDDYHSGRSDLSDEDYSSSSASASPSPSTPALPTAGRLVRKQRKQQQHHQLHYNNSELIGNLLGISDQGILSRVLLSSASEAAKLLGVHK; this is translated from the exons ATGGATGCTGGCAGTCGGTTACCAGTAGCAGCGGAGGGGACCGGTACGGCGGACACAATCACCGCCACGATcaaggtggaggtggtggatgcggcggaacagaagcagcagaagcaacagccgagcgatcagcaccaccacagtgTTGGCGTTGAGGAGGATGAGGGTGGCGGTACGAAGCGTACAAGACGTTCATCCGCTGCTGATCCAATTGCGGAGCGACCCGCCGGccccgacgacgacattgAACGGCGACGAGAAAGTGGCGAAGGACGTGCGACCATCGATCGTCGCGGTAGCAGCGGAAGCAACAGTAGCGGcgctagcagcagtagtaacaaaaacaacaaccacagcagcagcagcagcagcagcagtagtagcagcggcagcagtaagAAACAGCGCAGTGATAAGCTGCACCAGTTTACGGATGTGCTGCTCGAGCGCAACCTAAGTAGCAACTCGTCAGCGGCAACCGCCGCCGCCTACCACCATAATAATATCAatgacagcaacaacaacaacaatggtcGCAGCAGTAGTGTGCGCGGAAGCAAGCGATCACTCGATATGACTACCTCCATGcttatgctgcagcaacgGCGCCAGGCTCAGCTTGTTGGCCAACAGGCGGACACCATTTCGGCCTTCGATAAAGGTGCTGATGGgtacgagcaacagcagcaatcgcaTGCCGCCGCATcattgccgccaccgccgccacttGCCGATGAAGCTgatcagcaacaccaccaccaccaccaccaccacagccaatGGCGTCGCAAGTGTCCGATTTGCGACGAGCTGCTGGCAAGCAACCACGATCTGACCGAGCACGTCCGTTCGCATCATGCcgtggagcagcaacagcagcagcagcaggcctcGTCCGGGCGGGAATCGGCGCAGAGTGTCGGCGCtgccagcggcaccaccagtACCTTTGTCTGCAAAATCTGCTCGAAGGTACTGTCGTCGGCTTCGTCGCTCGATCGCCACGTCCTGGTGCACACCGGCGAACGACCGTTCCACTGTAAGCACTGTGCGCTCACCTTCACCACGAACGGGAACATGCATCGGCATATGCGCCTGCACAAGAACTCGCCCGGGCGCGACAGTAtcgagcagcacagcagcagcggcgacggtggtgccACCGGTAGCGAAGGTGGCGTACTGCCACCGGCGGCTTcttccgatggtggtggtggtacctcctcctcctcctccgccaccgctGGCGGCAAGGTTCGCCGGCGAAAGCGTGCCgagccgcagcaacaacagcaggaccAGTTGATCGTAgcggccaccgcagcagcagcagcagcagcagcatcgcaccgGTCCAGATTCGAAGCGGGGGAGCAGGAAGAGCAGGAAGACCGTAAGCAGCTAAACCAGCAGTTAATGGAGGAGATgaagccgcagcagcagcagcaattggaGAGCGGtgatgacgaggaagaggaggaaccacatcctggtggtgatggtggtgggcgtcgtcgccgtcgtcgccgtcgacgcCGTACCGCCATTATTGCCCACTGCGTAGATGAACAGCAGGGGCAACAAcacgaggaagagaaggaggaggaagaagaagaacaggaGCACgaggatgatggcgacgagatgatgctgctggttggggGTGGGAAGCGAAGGGCAACACCATCGGggattggcggtggtggtggtggtggtggtggtaagcatCACCGTAAGGTGCgcacgatcaacaacaacctgcTGGAGGGTTCGGTGGTTGAGactggtggcgacggtggtggtgacggtggcggtggtggccagcgctTCTGTTgtccggtgtgcgtgcgcaaCGACTTCGGCagcatgctgatgctggagaaCCACCTGGACCGGGAGCATCCGTCCATACCGGCCAAGTGTCGCCACTGTGAGACCGTGTTCCGCAGCCACAAAGCGCTGAATGCGCACCggtgctgcaacaacaactaccAGAACATCACGCCCGGCTTCAAGGATCTCACCTTCGTCGACTTCTCGAGCGAGAAGTTTCCGCTGATTGCGAAAAACTTGTGCGAACAGAGCATCCGGACGCCGGTGACGAACCAGAAGTACGAGTGCGGCCGCTGCTACCGTGCCTTCCCGTGCTCGCAGACGCTGACCATGCACGCCGCCGAGtgtggcgtcggtggcggtaaGAAGCGCAAGCGCGCCCCGAGTGACTCCGATGCGTCCGATGTGCCGTCCGAGGTGGCCTCTTCCTCGGACGGTAGTGGGCGTGACACCGATCcagcgcaccaacagcagtggcaccagtcggcacaccagcatcaccaccaccaccaccagcagcagcagcagcagcagcagcagcagctattgcatcatcatcatcagcagcaacgtcgTGAGGATTTCTTTGCCAATCTGGACCTACAGAACCGCTCGATCGGTGGACTGTCGGAAGCACCGACCACACCGTCCTCGCTGGAGAAGTCGTTCTCTTCCCCGATGGTCAAACTCGAACCACTCGATTCACCGACCGGCGGTGGGGGCGGCGGTAGTGCGTCCACCACCATGCACACGTTGTACTATCACCACTCCAGCCCAGTGGCCGGTGGTACGGCTCTGttccaacaccatcaccaccagcagcagcatcttcaggATGGTGGCAAGGATCTGGCCGATATCCAGAGCATTATCAACGTGGCATCGTCGGGCGGGCTGTttgggcggcagcagctggacGGTGTGACCACCGACAGCAGCCACACCACGCCCCTGTCCGGGCTGGGCGGCGGACTGGGCGATGGGCTGATGGGCAAGGACTGTGgcggtagcaccagcagcgtgtaCGCCCATTCGACCGGTTCCCGCGGTGATGACGGGGAGGAGGCCCAGGACGCGTTTACGGCCGAGTTCCGGCGCATGAAGCTACGGGGCCAGTTCCCGTGCCGGATCTGTACCGCGGTCTTTCCGAACCTGCGGGCACTCAAGGGCCACAACCGGTCGCACGTGACGGCGGCCGGACCGGGACCGTACCAGTGCAACATGTGCCCGTACGTCATCAACGATAAGGCCACCCTGATCCGCCACATGCGCACCCATAACGGGGACCGACCGTACGAGTGTGCCCTGTGTAACTACGCGTTCACGACGAAAGCGAACTGCGAGCGGCACCTGCGGAACCGGCACGGGCGGACGACGCGGGACGACGTGAAGCGGGCCATCATCTATCACCCATCGGAGGACTCGTCGTGTGAGGATCCGCTGAAGAAGCTGCACCTGTTCAATACACCGCCCGCCGACTATGAGCCGACCGGGGCGACCACCGGccagcgccatcatcaccaccaccaccaccatgccgCCCTGCTCGGTGgctacgatgagcagcagcagctgaaggaccacctacagcagcagcaacagcagcgcagcagcacaccactgTCATCGACTTCGTCGCACTTGAAGGATATgctggtgccaccggtggcactACCGCCGCTGGGTTACGtttccggcaccaccatcaccaccaacccacTGCTCGACACTAGCCTACTGCTGCAGACACCtcctggcggcggcggtggtggtggttgtgacGGGGGTAGTGTGACTTTTGGAGCGGCAGCCATCGGGGCGAAGATTCAGGTGAAGAGTCTGGAGAAACTGAACCAGCTGACACCaccacaggaggaggaggaggaggaggaggaggaggaactgcAGGAGAGCTACGGACCGCTCAACGATACGAGTGGCGAACTAAcaccgataccaccaccaccacaccgtccaAAGCAGCAACctacggtagcagcagcagcagcagcaaccgtaccGACCCAGCGTCCCATCGATCTGAGCATGGACGCGCTCGATTTGAGCAAGAAACCGTCGAGCTCGAGCAGGAAGgtggctgccaccaccaccgacgaagatgatgacaacgaggacgatgaggtggacgacgaggagcacgatgaacagcagcagcagcagcactacgaGAAGGGATCGGTGGTTGAAGCCCGACTGAACGGGGATAGGAAGTGTAATGGGgaagccgctgccgctgccactggtgCTGATTCTGCTGAACGGCGGCGCCGtccccaccaccgccatggTGCAGATGTGGAGGAGGTAGATAACGAGGAAATCGAGGAGAACGAAGAGGAACACattgaagaggaggaagaggactacgaggacgaggaagaggctaatgcaatcgaaagcaaacagagatccgtagcagcagcagcagctgctgcagctgctgacTATACCAAGCACCACACAAAGCTGAACCTTTCGGCGccgcaaccacagcagcaccatcaccatcagcagcagcttcaacagcaacagcagcagcagcagcagcagcagcaactgctgaTGAGCGAAGCGTTCTCGAAGTTCGATCAGGTGAACTTTTTGCAGCTGTATCAGCTCTGCACCCAGCTCAACTCGCTGCAGTTACCCTCGTTCCCGTCGCCGCTACACAcggctgccgccgccgccgccgccccaTTCCTGCAGAACTCGATGCtggcggccgccgctgccggtggCCCACTGGGCGATCTGTTCGGCAAAGACTTTGGCCTTGGTACGTTGCCAAATTtagcggctgctgcggctgcagcagcagcggcagcggccgcttcTACCGGTCGCAGCACCGGTGGGCACTCctcgcgtggtggtggtggtgctggtagtggtgctggtggcaatACCAACCCATACGCCTCACTACTGTCCATGAGTAACCCGTTCCACTCTGGCGCCGCTGAAGCATCGGTGAAAGGGACCGGAGCATCATCGGCCAACCTGATTGCCGCTCCAtcatcgaccagcagcagctcctcaGCGTCGTCACTACTCCGCCAGTCATCACCGATTTCATCGTTGGCATCGCCCGGCAGCAAGACaaccacacatcatcatcatcatcaccattcccaggcggcggctgcagcggccgcagcagcagcagcagctgcggcagcCGCTGGCTACGGtgtcccaccaccaccaccacccggtgggACCACTAGTGGTGGTCCGGTCAAAATGGTCATCAAGAACGGGGTGCTCATGCCGAAGCAGAAACAGCGACGGTATCGCACCGAGCGCCCGTTTGCCTGCGAGCACTGTTCCGCTCGGTTCACGCTCCGCTCGAATATGGAGCGCcacatcaagcagcagcatccccagtTCTGGTCACAGCgccagcgtggtggtggccatcaccTGATGCGCCGTGGCAGTGGGGGACCGTCGGgtgcggcggcagcagcagctgcggcggccgctgcagcagcagcagcagccgccactgCTGCAGCCGGTGGCTCACTGGCCGCCGCTCTGCAAGGTGGCGTGTTCGGTGGaccaggaacaggagcaggaggactatctagtggcagcagcggcggtggtCAAGCTATCTCGGAGCAGGTCAAGTATGCGATCTTGGCGCAGCAATCGGGCAAGGGAGGACCTGGAGTTGGTGGGCTCGGATTGCACCCGCTACTACAGAACATGATcacgcatcagcagcagggtggtggtAGTCAAGGTGGTGCCGCATCCGACCATTGGAATGCCTCGAATGGAGCTGGTGTcgtgcagcaggagcagcagcatctgtcgCAGGTGATCACACcgatacaccaccaccgttccaaTCTGACGCTCAGCGAGCGTCGTAGCTATCAGGACAAGACATCGGTTTTGCAcaatcacaaccaccaccacgcccaTCACCgccagcatcggcatcgtcgccgttgtctGCAGCCCGAGCTCGATGAGCTCGATGAGGAActgcatcaccagcaacagcagcagcagcagcagcaactggaacAGGAACGCCACGACGCCAATCGCCATGATAGCGCCGTTTCACCTTTTCCCTCCGACGGCACACTAGCGGAGCGGCCGAAGCACCACGCGGCCAACGAGCGGCGGGAGCAGGACGAAGAAGAGGCGGAGGACGACTCGACCCAGCAGCTCGTAatcgacgaggaagaggatgtGAAGGAGGACGAGCAagaggagagggaaaaagaggaaagagaagGTGCCGGGTCGAAATCCGACTCGGAGCGTCGTGACGGTGGAACAGAGGTGATCCCGCaagccaacaacagcaccagcggtgGTGAGCATAatggcggcggcagtggcgtCGTTGCAGCCATCACGAACCGCATACTCAAACAGAAGCTGGAACAAGGTCTCAACCTGGGCTCGAGTGCTTcctccgagcagcagcagcagcagcagcagcagcagcaggttgctgCTCAAGCGGTGGCCAAAGATATCCTCGAGCAGGCAAAGcaacaacaggagcagcagaaacaatcaccaccagcgcaatCCAGCGCTAGCGTTATCGATGAGGGCATCAGCAACAGTGACCTGGTGCCGGTTGCCAAACTGCTCGACAATGCGACACACAACAATGCGGCGCTGGAAAGTTACTTCAG CAGACCCGAAGTGGTGCCACTGGCACACGATCACAGCGACGAGGAGGGCCTGGTGGCGTCCGGGTCCGCGTCCGAGAGTAACAACTCCGGCACCGACGATCCGTACCCATCGGCGGTcgcgctgctgcaccagcagcagaagaaaaagtccGCGTACAGCCTGGCACCGAACCGGGTCAGCTGCCCGTACTGTCAGCGCATGTTCCCGTGGTCGAGCTCGCTGCGGCGTCACATCCTCACGCACACCGGCCAGAAGCCGTTCAAGTGCTCCCAGTGTACGCTACTGTTCACCACCAAGTCGAACTGCGACCGGCATCTGCTGCGCAAGCACGGTGACGTCGAGTCGGCCGTTTCGATACCGGTACCGATCGACGATCTGCTCGAtccgaaaccggaaccgatcCCGGTAGCCGTGGCCGAGGCGATGAACAAACGGTCGTCCGgtggtaagcagcagcagccgtccaGCAAGGGTGGCACTGTCTCAGCTGCTGCGGGTACCGGCAGCGGGCCGGCGGCGGCAGGCTTACCGGGCCTGGCGCCCACCGAGCTAGAGCCCCtggacggtggcggcggtctgTCAGCAACAGTGGAACAGCAGggccaagaagaagaggaCAATGAAGACGAGGATGATACGCctggtgatgatgctactgCGACGCACGTGGTGCGACGGAAGGAACTGCCGGATGGCGTGACGGAGAGGGTCGAGAAGTCGAACAGTGGGGGGAGAAGCAGCCCCCTATCAGCTGCTCTAGTAACCAATGGTAGCACCGCGAGTAGTGACGCTGAATCGTCAGGTGGTAGTCCCGATGGGCACAACCTCCGCCAGGATGCTAGCGGGCGAGTCACCAAGGCATCTGCGCCGGTTCTGAATGATCTCGAGGCGAAgcaagaagaggaggagcagcagcagcagcagcagcaggaggaagggcagatcgatgatgacgatgaa GAAGACGAAGCAGCTGTTGGCGGTACCGCCGGCGATCGCAGCACCGGTCTGGCGGATCTACCGTTCAAGTGTCATCTGTGCGAAAGCTCGGCTGCGAACCGGGGCGCCTGTCTCGAGCACATGCGCCAGTGTCATCCGCAGGACTTTGAAGCGCTACGGTCGAAGGTGGCACTAGacgcggctggtggtggtggtggtggtggtgctagtggcgGTGACAGTGACGGCCAGACAGTGACCACCAACTCGCcggatgaggaggatgagaGCGGCAACAATGATACGGCTACGTGCAGTCCCAGACTCCatagtaacaacaacaacaacaacaacaatagtcacagcaacaacaacaacaacaacaacaacggtggcaaGTATCCCGACTATGCCAACAGGAAG GTTATCTGCGCCTTCTGTATGCGTCGCTTCTGGTCGGCGGAAGACCTGAGACGCCATATGCGGACACACTCCGGTGAGCGACCGTTCCAGTGTGACGTTTGCAGTCGCCGCTTCACCCTCAAACACAGCATGCTGCGCCACCGGAAGAAACATGCCATCAACGGgtgcggcggcggtggcggcgcttCTCACCATGACCGGCATTCGTCTCGGCGAGTTTCCACCGGCCCCAACCCCTCCAACGGCTACCGCTACCACGaccgtgacgacgatgattacCACAGTGGTCGATCCGACCTCAGCGACGAAGACTACTCGTCTTCCTCCGCCTCGGCCTCACCCAGTCCGTCCACTCCGGCGCTCCCAACGGCAGGCCGGCTCGTCAGGAAgcaaaggaagcagcagcagcaccaccagctgcactACAACAACTCGGAACTGATTGGCAATCTGCTCGGCATCAGCGACCAGGGCATCCTTAGCCGGGTGCTGCTCTCGTCCGCATCCGAAGCGGCCAAGCTGTTGGGTGTACacaagtag
- the LOC126570389 gene encoding ERC protein 2-like isoform X2: MLSPGNLDEIKERISKNEEKINVLQAINNVLKERHEIESNYKNLAHKFREMQEEEAHRRAKVCSFDEARKKQLAELQAKGEALCREKAKLQHQIEHVTWHLEGCRRRRPCLARLPENCPLKGDAPSCLPHSPEKLKIMASMKSTADHLVRSIMDLRKKIHIVQDKLEHEVARKKEMEKKLAELRKEICRHNKCMQQQQQQQHHHHHQHHSHHHHHAQHGHHHHHHTVPGGGGGGGGGGGGGGGGGGGGHGTTSLPPISKNCIATK; encoded by the exons AAATCAACGTTCTTCAGGCGATTAACAATGTGCTGAAGGAGCGCCATGAGATCGAGTCCAACTACAAGAATCTTGCGCACAAGTTCCGCGAGATGCAGGAAGAAGAGGCACACCGGCGCGCGAAGGTATGTAGT TTCGACGAGGCCCGCAAGAAGCAGCTGGCGGAGCTGCAGGCGAAGGGTGAGGCGCTATGCCGGGAGAAGGCgaagctgcagcaccagatCGAGCACGTGACGTGGCACCTGGAGGgttgccgccgtcgccgacCATGCCTAGCGCGGCTACCGGAAAACTGCCCGCTCAAGGGCGACGCACCGAGTTGCCTGCCGCATTCACcggaaaagttgaaaatcaTG GCGAGCATGAAGAGCACGGCTGACCACCTCGTACGGAGCATCATGGATTTGAGGAAGAAGATACACATCGTGCAGGACAAGCTGGAACATGAAGTTGCG CGCAAAAAGGAGATGGAGAAAAAGTTGGCCGAGCTACGGAAGGAAATCTGTCGCCACAACAAgtgcatgcagcagcagcagcagcagcagcatcatcatcatcatcagcatcattcgcaccatcaccaccatgcgcAGCAcgggcatcaccatcaccaccacacggtaccaggtggtggtggtggtggcggtggtggtggcggtggtggtggcggcggtggcggtggcggccatgGTACAACATCGCTACCACCTATCTCGAAGAACTGCATCGCGACCAAGTAG
- the LOC126570389 gene encoding ERC protein 2-like isoform X1 gives MLSPGNLDEIKERISKNEEKINVLQAINNVLKERHEIESNYKNLAHKFREMQEEEAHRRAKVCSVRDCLLGRPHPQTPPTHATARALQLAPRGSPYHTPQFDEARKKQLAELQAKGEALCREKAKLQHQIEHVTWHLEGCRRRRPCLARLPENCPLKGDAPSCLPHSPEKLKIMASMKSTADHLVRSIMDLRKKIHIVQDKLEHEVARKKEMEKKLAELRKEICRHNKCMQQQQQQQHHHHHQHHSHHHHHAQHGHHHHHHTVPGGGGGGGGGGGGGGGGGGGGHGTTSLPPISKNCIATK, from the exons AAATCAACGTTCTTCAGGCGATTAACAATGTGCTGAAGGAGCGCCATGAGATCGAGTCCAACTACAAGAATCTTGCGCACAAGTTCCGCGAGATGCAGGAAGAAGAGGCACACCGGCGCGCGAAGGTATGTAGTGTACGTGACTGTTTACTGGGCCGGCCGCACCCACAAACACCGCCTACTCACGCCACTGCTCGCGCTCTCCAACTCGCACCCCGGGGCTCCCCCTACCACACTCCACAGTTCGACGAGGCCCGCAAGAAGCAGCTGGCGGAGCTGCAGGCGAAGGGTGAGGCGCTATGCCGGGAGAAGGCgaagctgcagcaccagatCGAGCACGTGACGTGGCACCTGGAGGgttgccgccgtcgccgacCATGCCTAGCGCGGCTACCGGAAAACTGCCCGCTCAAGGGCGACGCACCGAGTTGCCTGCCGCATTCACcggaaaagttgaaaatcaTG GCGAGCATGAAGAGCACGGCTGACCACCTCGTACGGAGCATCATGGATTTGAGGAAGAAGATACACATCGTGCAGGACAAGCTGGAACATGAAGTTGCG CGCAAAAAGGAGATGGAGAAAAAGTTGGCCGAGCTACGGAAGGAAATCTGTCGCCACAACAAgtgcatgcagcagcagcagcagcagcagcatcatcatcatcatcagcatcattcgcaccatcaccaccatgcgcAGCAcgggcatcaccatcaccaccacacggtaccaggtggtggtggtggtggcggtggtggtggcggtggtggtggcggcggtggcggtggcggccatgGTACAACATCGCTACCACCTATCTCGAAGAACTGCATCGCGACCAAGTAG